In a genomic window of Chrysemys picta bellii isolate R12L10 chromosome 1, ASM1138683v2, whole genome shotgun sequence:
- the LOC101933872 gene encoding olfactory receptor 52N4-like translates to MSALNLTHSDPSTFILMGIPGMEDAHVWISIPFATSYISSLLGNFMVLFVVGKEETLHKPMYLLICMLALTDITKSSTIMPKALCIFWFNLKGITMVGCLTQIFFLHTVGFVQSAVLMIMAFDRYVAICNPLRYATILTNARIAMLGLAVLVRALLFMVPLPLTLSRLPYCDNHVIPQTQCEHMLLAMISCGDITFNRTYSFVMPFLLMGSDLMLIALSYGLIIRAVLRISSKRAHQKALNTCTAHIFVMLMFYTPVLFSILTIRLNGDITPHGRIILSVLYHLVPPVLNPIIYGVKTQELRDKVGKYSCRR, encoded by the coding sequence ATGTCAGCTTTGAACCTCACCCACTCGGACCCGTCAACATTTATTCTAATGGGCATCCCTGGCATGGAAGATGCCCACGtctggatttccatccctttcGCTACCTCCTACATTAGCAGCCTATTGGGAAATTTCATGGTTCTGTTTGTTGTAGGCAAAGAGGAGACCCTGCACAAGCCGATGTACCTGCTGATCTGCATGCTGGCACTCACAGACATCACCAAGTCTAGCACAATCATGCCAaaggcactgtgtatattttggttcaatttgaaaGGCATTACTATGGttggctgcctcacccagattTTCTTCCTTCACACAGTTGGTTTTGTGCAGTCTGCTGTTCTCATGATAATGGCCTTTGATCGCTACGTTGCTATATGTAATCCTTTGAGATACGCCACCATCCTCACCAATGCACGAATAGCTATGCTAGGGCTTGCAGTTTTGGTAAGAGCTTTACTCTTCATGGTGCCCCTACCCCTGACGCTGAGCAGGCTGCCATACTGTGACAACCACGTTATTCCCCAAACACAATGTGAGCACATGCTTTTGGCAATGATATCGTGTGGGGATATCACATTCAACAGGACATACAGCTTTGTGATGCCATTTTTACTCATGGGGTCAGATCTGATGCTCATTGCCCTGTCCTATGGTCTCATCATTAGGGCCGTCCTCAGAATCTCCTCCAAGAGAGCCCACCAGAAAGCCCtcaacacctgcacagcccacatctTTGTGATGCTGATGTTTTATACTCCCGTCCTCTTCAGCATCCTGACAATCCGGTTGAATGGAGACATCACTCCCCATGGTCGCATCATCTTGTCCGTCCTCTATCATCTTGTTCCTCCTGTGCTCAACCCCATCATTTATGGGGTCAAAACCCAAGAGCTTCGTGATAAAGTCGGCAAATATTCTTGCAGAAGGTGA